One genomic segment of Intestinimonas butyriciproducens includes these proteins:
- a CDS encoding PepSY1/2 domain-containing protein, translated as MRQWTWGRRWTVRAVSFLLAAFAVLGGLAIQGHQKAAAYQRYLANSRRHAFAELSTGLNELDADLQKGIYATSPAMLTSLCTQIFGKAMSAQMALGELPYGSIELEQTAAFLAKTGDYAAALSRSAAVNGGCTEEEREGLRGLSAAASALSAQVAALQSDLWAGAATLEDVEAAEARLSAAEGGGQEVAGSVYQTIESDFPELPSLIYDGPFSEHIAGRTARVLEGRPIVTQDEARLAAAKFLDLKPDIFTLVSAGEGKLPTYGFSAAVDGGELYVEVTQAGGLVMQVISSRAAGTPVLSREKAVAKAIEFLEKRGYPAMRESYFIDQGGILTINFAAVQDEVICYPDLVKVSIALDTGRVVGFESEGYLMNHTLRSFPVLSVSGEEARGVVSPALTVLSQQLSLIPTGGEYEVLCHEFKCRSEEGQHILVYVNAQTGQEEKILILLEDESGTLVI; from the coding sequence ATGAGACAATGGACCTGGGGACGGCGCTGGACGGTCCGCGCAGTCAGCTTTCTGCTGGCCGCCTTCGCCGTACTGGGCGGCCTGGCCATCCAGGGGCACCAGAAGGCGGCGGCCTATCAGCGCTATCTCGCCAACAGCCGCCGCCACGCCTTTGCCGAGCTGTCCACCGGTCTGAACGAGCTGGATGCCGATCTCCAAAAGGGGATCTACGCCACATCTCCCGCCATGCTCACCTCCCTATGCACACAGATCTTCGGGAAAGCCATGTCCGCCCAGATGGCGCTGGGAGAGCTGCCCTACGGCAGCATTGAGCTGGAACAGACGGCCGCGTTCCTTGCCAAGACCGGAGACTATGCGGCGGCGCTCTCCCGGTCCGCTGCAGTCAACGGCGGCTGTACGGAGGAGGAGCGTGAGGGGCTCCGCGGCCTTTCCGCCGCCGCCTCGGCCCTCTCCGCCCAGGTGGCCGCCCTCCAATCCGACCTGTGGGCCGGTGCGGCCACTCTGGAGGATGTGGAGGCCGCCGAGGCCCGCCTCTCCGCCGCCGAAGGCGGCGGGCAGGAGGTGGCCGGCTCGGTCTATCAGACCATTGAGAGCGACTTCCCCGAGCTTCCCTCCCTCATCTATGACGGTCCCTTTTCCGAACACATCGCCGGACGTACCGCCCGGGTACTGGAGGGGCGCCCCATCGTCACACAGGACGAGGCCCGCCTAGCGGCCGCCAAATTTCTTGACTTGAAGCCCGACATCTTTACCCTGGTCTCCGCCGGGGAGGGCAAGCTCCCCACTTATGGCTTTTCCGCTGCCGTGGATGGAGGCGAACTCTATGTGGAAGTGACCCAGGCAGGCGGACTCGTCATGCAGGTCATCAGCTCCAGAGCCGCCGGGACCCCTGTCCTGTCCCGGGAAAAGGCCGTGGCTAAGGCCATAGAGTTTCTGGAAAAACGCGGCTATCCCGCGATGCGTGAGAGCTATTTCATCGACCAGGGCGGCATACTCACCATCAACTTCGCTGCGGTTCAGGATGAAGTGATCTGTTATCCGGACCTGGTAAAGGTCTCCATCGCACTGGATACCGGCCGGGTGGTGGGGTTTGAGTCCGAGGGCTACCTGATGAACCACACCCTCCGCAGTTTTCCGGTGCTCTCGGTCAGCGGGGAGGAGGCCCGCGGCGTGGTCTCTCCCGCCCTCACCGTGCTCTCCCAGCAACTCTCTCTCATCCCCACCGGCGGAGAATATGAGGTCCTCTGTCACGAGTTCAAGTGCCGCAGCGAGGAGGGGCAGCATATTCTGGTATACGTGAACGCACAGAC
- the abc-f gene encoding ribosomal protection-like ABC-F family protein, giving the protein MSLIHISHLSFTYEGSCDPVFEDVSVQLDTNWRLGFLGRNGRGKTTLLRLLMGEGVYTGTISAPEGFDYFPFALPDPEEDGQAVAEVLRPGLEQWRLLRELRMLELDEGVLYRPFRTLSNGEQTRFLLALLFLRDHRFLLIDEPTNHLDMAGRELAADYLARKEGFILVSHDRAFLDRCVDHVLVFNRTGLEVQKGNFSTWWENRARQDQFELAEQDRLKKEVRRLDEAARRTAAWSDAAEKTKRGSRNSGLRPDRGFIGHKAAKMMRRSKAVEERRRSAAEEKSRLLKDLETAEELKLHPLRHPQRRLLEAEGLSADYGSGPVCREVSFTVERGERVSLQGPNGAGKSSLLKLMQGQELPHTGTLWRAGGLKVSYVPQDGAFLRGDLRSFARESGIDESLFKAILRKLDFERAQFEKDMADYSGGQKKKVLIARSLCQDAHLYLWDEPLNFIDVYSRMQIESLLLECQPTMVFVEHDRAFSERIATKAVSLCPAGQGRSLRPAPPLKTLEEVGEKVDRADDQAH; this is encoded by the coding sequence ATGTCTTTGATCCATATTTCGCATCTGAGCTTCACCTATGAAGGCAGCTGCGACCCGGTGTTTGAGGATGTGTCCGTTCAGTTGGACACCAATTGGAGGCTGGGGTTCCTGGGGCGCAACGGGAGGGGAAAGACTACCCTCCTGCGGCTCCTGATGGGAGAGGGAGTGTATACCGGAACGATCTCTGCACCCGAAGGGTTCGACTATTTCCCCTTTGCGCTCCCGGATCCGGAAGAGGATGGACAGGCGGTGGCCGAGGTGCTCCGCCCGGGTCTGGAGCAGTGGCGGCTCCTGCGGGAGCTGCGGATGCTGGAGCTGGATGAGGGGGTGCTGTACCGCCCCTTCCGCACGCTTTCCAACGGAGAGCAGACACGGTTCCTGCTGGCACTGCTTTTTCTGCGGGATCACCGATTCCTCCTGATCGATGAGCCCACCAACCACCTGGACATGGCGGGCAGGGAGCTTGCGGCGGATTATCTGGCCCGCAAAGAGGGTTTCATCCTTGTCTCGCACGACCGGGCTTTCCTGGATCGCTGCGTGGACCATGTGCTGGTGTTCAACCGCACCGGGCTGGAGGTACAGAAAGGGAATTTTTCTACTTGGTGGGAAAACAGAGCGCGCCAGGACCAATTTGAACTGGCCGAGCAGGACCGCCTGAAAAAAGAGGTCAGGCGGTTGGATGAGGCGGCCCGGCGGACGGCCGCCTGGTCTGACGCGGCAGAAAAAACCAAACGGGGGAGCCGGAATTCCGGCCTTCGCCCGGACCGCGGATTCATTGGGCATAAAGCGGCCAAGATGATGAGACGCTCCAAAGCGGTGGAGGAGAGGCGCCGGAGTGCGGCGGAGGAGAAGTCCCGCCTCCTCAAAGATCTGGAGACGGCGGAGGAGCTGAAGCTCCACCCGCTGCGTCACCCCCAGAGGAGGCTGCTGGAGGCGGAGGGGCTGAGCGCGGACTACGGCTCCGGGCCTGTGTGCCGGGAGGTCTCCTTCACGGTGGAACGGGGGGAGCGGGTGTCCCTGCAGGGGCCCAACGGAGCGGGCAAGTCCAGCCTTCTGAAGCTGATGCAGGGTCAGGAGCTTCCACACACCGGGACACTGTGGCGCGCAGGGGGACTCAAGGTATCTTATGTCCCCCAGGATGGCGCCTTCCTGCGGGGGGATCTGCGGAGCTTTGCGCGGGAGAGCGGGATTGACGAGAGCCTCTTCAAGGCGATACTGCGGAAGCTGGACTTTGAGCGGGCGCAGTTTGAAAAGGACATGGCGGACTACAGCGGAGGACAGAAAAAGAAGGTCCTCATTGCCCGCAGCCTGTGTCAGGACGCCCATCTGTACCTGTGGGACGAACCACTCAATTTTATCGATGTCTATTCCAGAATGCAGATCGAGTCCCTGCTGCTGGAGTGCCAGCCCACCATGGTCTTTGTGGAGCATGACAGGGCCTTCTCAGAGCGGATCGCGACAAAGGCCGTCTCCCTTTGCCCTGCCGGACAGGGGCGGTCATTGCGGCCAGCCCCGCCCCTGAAAACGCTGGAAGAGGTCGGAGAGAAAGTAGACCGCGCAGACGACCAAGCTCACTAG